A region from the Gemmatimonadota bacterium genome encodes:
- a CDS encoding M20/M25/M40 family metallo-hydrolase: protein MRFPVLVVATATLTSLAAAQSYTVADPVIRRLYESGMQQSQVGKLLQVLSDSIGPRLTGSPGHKSGNEWLAKTYTAWGIGATTPSYGTWKSWRRGVSHIDLVAPRVRSLEGTMLAWSAGTGGKDVEGEVVILPDVPDSAAFVAWLPQARGKFVLISMLQPTCRPDDNWERFATVESFARMRAARTEAQTQWNRRLQKTGYGTGLGTGSLGVRLEQAGAAGVVASRWSNGWGVQKVFDAQTTQVPSLDVGCEDYGLLYRLAENHQGPRLRVRAQADFLGELPVANTVASIPGTAKPNEYVMLSAHFDSWDGGSGTTDNGTGTVIMMEAMRLLKQHYPNPKRTILVGHWGGEEQGLNGSRAFAADRPEVVRGLQALFNQDNGTGRIINFSSGGLTTAAGNVAQWIASIPSELTRGITLNFPGSPAGGGSDHASFGCAGAPAFGLGALDWSYGTYTWHTQRDTYDKAVLDDLRQNAVLVAMLAYLASEDPETVSRDRRVFDRGAPAPTAAGGPPSTAAWPTCQQPIRDSKGYRR from the coding sequence ATCCGCCGGCTGTATGAGTCCGGGATGCAGCAGTCCCAGGTGGGGAAGCTGCTGCAGGTGCTTAGCGATTCGATTGGGCCGCGACTGACAGGATCACCGGGACACAAGAGCGGGAACGAGTGGCTGGCGAAGACCTACACCGCCTGGGGGATTGGGGCGACGACGCCGAGCTACGGCACCTGGAAGTCGTGGCGTCGCGGGGTGTCCCACATCGACCTCGTGGCCCCGCGCGTGCGCTCGCTCGAAGGGACGATGCTCGCGTGGAGCGCCGGGACCGGGGGGAAGGACGTCGAGGGGGAGGTGGTGATCCTGCCCGATGTTCCGGATTCCGCGGCGTTTGTGGCCTGGTTGCCCCAGGCGCGCGGCAAGTTCGTGCTGATCTCGATGCTGCAACCGACCTGCCGTCCCGATGACAACTGGGAGCGGTTTGCCACGGTCGAATCGTTCGCCCGGATGCGGGCCGCGCGCACCGAGGCCCAGACCCAGTGGAACCGGCGGCTGCAGAAGACCGGGTATGGGACCGGACTCGGGACAGGATCGTTAGGCGTGCGGCTGGAGCAGGCGGGCGCGGCCGGCGTGGTGGCGTCCCGCTGGTCCAACGGCTGGGGGGTGCAGAAGGTGTTCGATGCGCAGACCACGCAGGTCCCGTCGCTCGATGTCGGTTGCGAAGACTACGGCCTGCTGTACCGGCTTGCCGAGAACCACCAGGGGCCGCGACTGCGCGTCCGCGCGCAGGCCGACTTTTTGGGTGAGTTGCCGGTAGCCAACACCGTGGCGTCGATCCCCGGCACCGCCAAGCCGAACGAGTATGTCATGCTGTCCGCCCACTTTGACTCGTGGGACGGCGGGAGCGGCACGACGGACAACGGGACGGGCACGGTCATCATGATGGAGGCGATGCGCCTGCTCAAGCAGCACTATCCCAACCCGAAGCGCACCATCCTCGTGGGGCACTGGGGAGGGGAGGAGCAGGGGCTGAACGGATCACGCGCCTTTGCCGCCGACCGGCCGGAAGTGGTGCGCGGCCTGCAAGCACTGTTCAACCAGGACAACGGGACCGGGCGTATCATCAACTTCTCCTCGGGTGGCCTGACGACCGCGGCTGGCAATGTTGCGCAGTGGATCGCGAGTATCCCATCCGAGTTGACGCGTGGCATCACGCTCAACTTCCCGGGATCCCCGGCGGGCGGTGGCTCCGACCATGCGTCGTTTGGTTGCGCTGGCGCTCCGGCGTTTGGCCTCGGTGCGCTCGACTGGTCGTACGGCACGTACACCTGGCATACGCAGCGCGACACGTACGACAAGGCGGTGCTGGACGACCTGCGGCAGAATGCCGTGCTGGTGGCCATGCTGGCCTACCTCGCCAGTGAGGACCCGGAGACCGTGTCACGGGACCGGCGCGTCTTTGATCGGGGGGCTCCCGCGCCGACCGCCGCTGGCGGGCCGCCGAGTACCGCAGCGTGGCCGACCTGTCAGCAGCCCATTCGCGATTCGAAGGGCTACCGTCGTTAG